GCCAGACCGGTATTGAAACGCACGATGAAATCAATATCGGTGTAGCGGTAAGCCTGGATGAAGGACTAGTGATGCCGGTAATCAAAGGCTGCCAGACTCTTTCCGTCAGGGAAATTGCCGCACGGAGTCATGAAGTCATCGACCGGGCCCGCAATGGTACCATCGGCGAGAACGAGCTCAGCGGCGGTACCTTTTCCATTTCCAATATGGGCATGCTGGGGGTCGAACAGTTTTCCGCCATCATTTATCCTCCCCAGGGCGCCATACTGGCTGTTGCCGCGGCATTAGACGAGGCCGTGGTGAGGGGAGGGCAGGTGGTTCCATCCAGAATCATGCGTATGACCCTTTCCGCCGACCATCGCCTGATAGATGGCGCCTATGCGGCTCGCTTCATGGCAGAGCTGAAACGGGTGCTGGAGAACCCAGTTGTCCTACTCATCTGACAGAAGATGTTCTCTGCATACCAGGGAGCTCGGCCTTATGGATTTCGCCGCCGCCCATTCCCTGCAGGAGCGTCTTGCCGGAGATGTCTACAGGGGCGAATCTCCTGAGACGCTGCTTCTGCTGGAGCATCCGCCAGTCTATACCATAGGCAGCGGCGGCGATGCCGGCAACGTTCTGGACAGCGCCATCGAGGTGAGGCGAATCAACCGGGGGGGAGACGTGACTTACCATGGTCCGGGTCAGCTGGTCGGTTATCCGATCATGGACCTCTCCCAGCGGGGCCGCGACCTGCAGCGCTATCTTCGTTTTCTGGAACAGGTGCTGATCGATACTATTGCCGATTTTAAGGTGGCGGCCTTTCCTGTTGCAGGCAAAACCGGTGTCTGGACCGGCAGGGGAAAGATTGCTTCCATAGGGGTCGGCGTGAGGCGTTGGGTCACCATGCATGGCTTTGCCATGAACGTGGTCAACGACTTGATACCCTTTTCCATGATCAATCCTTGCGGCATGGCCAACTGTCCGGTTACTTCCCTCGGTGCAGAAACAGGCGCCCGGATTCCCATGGAAGAAGTACGTTCACATCTTTCTGCCCGGTTCCAGGAGTTGATGGATATATGGCTGCCGCTCAGTACCTGTTGACAAGCAGCACATTTTCCCAGGAGGTTGCATGGTTATCGATGATCTGAAATTACCCGTGGAAAAGCTCAGATGGGAATGCGATCCCCAAAGCTTCGATTTTGAAACCACCAGCGATATTCCCGGTCTGGAGGGGACCGTCGGCCAGGTGCGGGCGCTGAAATCCATAGAATTCGGCCTGGGGATGCAGGAGGATGGTTTCAATATTTTTCTTGCCGGGGAACCGGGCACCGGACGCAGCACCACCATCAACAACCTGCTCAGCAAAAGGGCGAAGTCCGAGCCTCCTCCCAAAGATTGGTGCTATCTGCACAATTTCAAGTCCCAGGACAACCCCATTGCCATTCCTCTCCCCGCCGGCATGGGCTGCCAATTTGCTTGTGACATGGATGAATTTGTGGAGGGGGTCAAGGCAAACATCCCCAAGGCCCTGGAAAGCAAGGAGTATGAGACGAACAAGCTGGCGATAATGGAGGATTACCAGGAAAAGAACAGTGAGCTGTTCGGCAACCTGGAGAAGGAGGCCGGTGAAAAGAGCTTTGCCCTGCAGCGAACCGTGTCGGGCCTGGTGATGGTGCCGCAAAAGGAGGGACGGAGCTACACCCAGGAAGAATACGATGCCCTGTCGAAGGAAGAACGGGACAAACTGGACGAGGTCGGCAAGGAACTGTCGGAAAAACTCAATGACGTGCTCAGGCAGGTGCGGGAGAACGAAAAGTCCACCAAGGAAGAACTGGCCAAACTTGACCGGGAACTGGGGCTTTTTTCCGTCGGTCACCACCTGGATCCGCTGCGGGATAAGTACCGCGAATTCCAAAAAGTGCTCGACTACCTGGAGACGGTGCAGGAGGATATCCTTCTCAACCTGGAGGACTTCAAGCCCCAGCCGCCGGCGCCGCAGCTACCGGGTATCAGGCTGCCGCGGCAAGAGCCATCCTTCGAGCGTTACAAGGTCAACTTGTTTGTGGACAACAAAGAAATCCAGGGAGCACCGATCATCTTCGAGGCCAACCCCACCTACAACAACCTTTTCGGCCGCATCGAACACGTCATGCAGATGGGGGGAGCCGCCACCACCAACTTCACCCTTATCAAGCCGGGTGCGCTGCACCGGGCCAACGGCGGCTATCTCATTGTCGACGCCCGCGAAGTGCTTATCAATCCCTTTGCCTGGGATGCATTGAAGCGTTGCATCAGAAACGGCGTCATCAGAATCGAGGATGTGCTGGAGCAGTACCGGTTCATGACGGTGGTTTCACTGAAGCCGGAGCCGATTCCTTTGCAGGCAAAGATCATCATGATCGGTTCACCCTGGATCTACTACCTGCTTTATTATCTTGAGCCGGATTACCGTAAATTCTTCAAGGTCAAGGCCGAGTTCGACAGTCGGGTGAATCGGACGCCGGAGATCATGAAGGATTATGCGCTGTTCGTCTCCATCCACTGTCGGGAGGAGAAGCTGCTTCCCTTCGACCGCACCGGGGTTGCCGCCCTCTTGGATTACTCGGCGCGCCTGGTGGAGGACCAGGAGAAGCTTTCCGCCCAGTTCATGGAGATCTCGGACATGATTCGCGAGGCTGATTATTGGGCCCAGAAGGAAAACAGCCCGGTGGTTACCCGCGAATATGTGAAGCGCGCCATAGCCGAAAAGAACTACCGCAGCAACCGTATAGAAGAGCGGATGCAGGAGATGATCACCGACGGCATCATTCTGGTGGACACGGCGGGGGGGGAAGTAGGGCAGATAAACGGCCTTTCAGTTATCACCCTGGGAGATTTCGCCTTTGGGAGGCCTTCGCGGGTGACGGCACGGGTCTATATGGGACGCGGCGGTATGGTGAACATCGAACGGGAGGTGAAACTCTCCGGGCCGATCCACGACAAGGGCGTGCTGATTCTAACCGGCTACCTGGGGGGGAAATATGCCCATGACAAGCCCATTTCTTTTTCCGCTTCCCTCTGTTTCGAACAATCCTACGAAGGGGTGGAGGGGGATAGCGCGTCATCGACCGAACTCTATGCGCTGCTCTCGGCCCTTTCCGGTGTGCCGCTCAAGCAGGGCATCGCCGTTACCGGCAGCGTCAATCAGCTGGGCAAGGTGCAGCCCATCGGCGGCGTCAACTACAAGATCGAAGGGTTCTATGCCGTATGCAAGGCCAAGGGGCTTACGGGTGACCAGGGGGTGATCATTCCAAAAAGCAACGAGCGCCATCTGATGCTGAGCGACGAGGTGGTCGAGGCGGTAAAAGAGGGAAAATTCCACATCTGGAGTGTTGAATCCATAGATCAGGGCATTGAGTTGCTGACAGGTGTCCCTGCCGGAGAGCTGCTTGCCGATGGCACCTACGCTGCAGGAACGATCAACGGTATGGTGGACAAGCGTTTGCGCGAGATGCAGGAAAAGATGAAAAAAATGACGGCAACGGGCGAAAAAGAGGAAAAGGCAGGTAATAACAGGAATGACAAGTAACTTCCCGGTCGGCGTGCCAATGGTTCATCCACCGTGTGGGGACTGTTTCAGGCGCAGGACCAGACAGGTAAGTTCGAACCAGAGACGGACAAGGATCATTGCCGCCAGCCGGCCCGGCAGATGGTCGGAAAGGCGGTCGAGAAAGCGGTCGTAAAATTTGAGGAATACATGTTTTCCCGCTCCGGTGGCAAGCCCTTTTCTAAAGTTGTGCCGTACATCCACTGCCAGTGCCAACTGCCAACCGTTATCGCGGACATAGGTGCCGGTATCCAACCAGAGTTTTTGCCGTTCCCGCCACGGCAGCGCCTGGATGCGGCGCCTGAAGAGCTGGAAGAAGGGGCGAAGCTGCAGTTCGGTGGTGCGGTCCTGGGTTGCATAGATGCGGGGAATGTCCAGCAGAAAATCTTCCCTGCCGATTGCTGCCAGATTGAGAATGAGGGCATTTAAGGTTTGTCGGGTCGAAAGCCCCTCACTTTCGAAGCGGCGGGCGGATGTGTTGACGATTGCGGGAATGAGAATCCATTCCCCCTTTGCGGCTACGGCTTCGGCAAGCCTCGTATCTTCCAGAAACGGCAGTGATTCTTCAAAGAGCCCTATTTCGCGAAAGAACGAGCGGCGCATGAGAAAGCTCTGGTCGCCGTGGATACAGTGGCGACGGGCAAGCCTGGCCTTGGTTTCCAGGTAGTGGTAGCCGAAAGAGCGTTTCCCGTAATCATGCAGAAAGCGGAGGGCAAAATGTCCCGCCACCCGCTCGTCGTCCCGTGCGGCGATGGCGCCATTCAGGCACTGCATCCCTTGTTTGAGAGCATCGCCTGATGCAAAGCTTGAATCGGCATGGAGAAAAAGAATGGTCTCGCCGCAGCTTGCGGCGACGCCGGCATTGAGCTGGCGGCCGCGTCCCTTCTCACTGTGGATTACCGAAACGGGAAAGGGCGCTTCTTCCACCAGGGACCAGGCCCTTGCCACCGTTGCATCGCCCGAGCCGCCGTCGCAGATGATCAGCTCGAATGCCACCCCATCCTGGGCCTTCAATGTGTGGAACAGGTCGTCGATGACTGCAGCCTCATTGTAGACCGGCACTATTATGGAAAGTTCGGGTTTTATCGCAGGAAATGCCATTCTGTCTCAGTGCTGAATAAGGCTGTCGGCCCTTGACACCAGGTCGGGGAGGTCAGGTTTGGTCAGGATGTCGTTGGCGCCGATGCTCTTCCATTTATTCTTATTATCTTCCGAGGCCAGGGAAGAAAAAATCACCACCGGCAATCCTTCGAATCCACTTTCTTTCCTGATCAGAGAGGTCAGGTGCAACCCATCCATCTTCGGCATTTCGATGTCGGTAATAAGCAGATCAACCTCGCTTCTCAAGTCGGTATTGGCGCTTCTGCTACGGGCCAGCTTTTCGTTCAGCAGATGCCATGCTTCCTCGCCGTTTTCAGCCTCATCCACTTTGTAGCCTGCGTTGCGTAACGTTGTGCAGATGGTCTGGCGGATAAATGCCGAGTCGTCAGCCACCAGAATCCTTTTGGCTGACCTGTCGAAAACGGGTGACATCTCCAGCTGTTTCTGCCCCAGTTCGGTCATGACATCTGCAGCGCACAGTTCACCGACAATCTTCTCAAAGTCCAGGAGGAGAATGATCCGGTTTTCCATCTTGACCACCCCGGTTATCCTTGAATCGCTGGCGTGCTTCACCGGAGGTTCAACCGATTGCCAGGAAATGCGGTAGATGCGCGATACCGAATGTACCAGGACACCGACGATCAGCCTGTTGAATTCAAGGACGATGACCTTGTCCGTGGCAATACCATCGGTATTTTTGTTCAGGACGATGGCCAGGTCGATCAGGGTAATCACCTTGTCCCGCAGCTTGATCATTCCCTTGATGGAAGGGGACGGGTTGATGGTTGTCCTGATCTCCGGCACCCGGATGATCTCCCGAACCTTGGCTACATTGACGCCGAAGTAGCAGGGAACGACCTTGCCGTTGCCGTCAATTTCATCAACCCGGAATTCGACTATTTCCAGCTCATTGGTGTCGCTTTGCAGCAGAATATTGTTGTTAATGTCCATGGGGCTCTCGCTTTGCAGGTTTTATTTGAACTGCCCATTTAAACTCTATCGGCAGTTAGCCGCGAAAGCTTAGGGGTAAATCATTTTTTATCATCCATGGCACAAATATCCACCTTGTTGTCGTAAAAGGTGCTGCCTTCTCCCCTGTCGGTCAGCCGTTGGGAGGTGAGGGCATTGACCGACCGTGACCCCGGCGCGTAGGTCAGCCACCATACCCCTTCAGCAACTACTACCCCCCTGGGCACCTTTGAGGTAATGCGCAAGGTGAAGGTTACCTCGCCCAGGTCATTCCGGGCGCGTACGGCCTTTCCGTTCTCAAGGCCCTTTTCCTCGGCGTCCAGCGGGTTCATCTGCAGAAGCATTCCTCCCTGCTTGCGGCGCAGCTCTTCCTGTTCGTAAAAAGACGCGTTGAGGGCATATGGCGTGGGCGCCGTCATCAGTCGAAAGGGAAATGGGTCGTTATCTCCGTGGGGGGGGAGGTAACAGGGAAGGGGATGCTCTTCCCGCGGGTTGAAAATCTCGATTCTGCCCGAGCTGGTGCGGTACGGGAAGCCTGTCTCCGGCAGCCGAAGCTGGACGGCCCTGCCGACCGCGAGCGCTTCAACGTCAATGTCTTGTCGAAGACTGGTGGGAATGGACAGCAGGTGATCGATGAGATCATCGGCGGTCTGGCGGAAGAACGGATCATCCAGTCCCATGGCCTGGGCAAGCAGGCCGAATACCTCCCGGTTTGACTTGCTCTGGCCGACGGCAGGAATGACAGCCCTGGCTCGCTGGATATGGTAAGTACCGTAGCTGCGGTAGAGGTCGCTGTGCTCCAGGGATGAGGTGGCGGGCAGGACGATATCGGCATGGCGGGCGGTGTCGGTCATGAACCGCTCGTGGATGACGGTAAAAAGGTCTTCCCGCAACAGCCCCTTGATGACCGCATTCTGATCAGGGGTCACGGCGGCCGGATTGGAATGATAAACATAGAGGGACATGACCGGCGGATCATTCAGCCCGTTGAGGGCATTTCCCAGTTGATTCATGTTGACGATGCGGGTGGGAGCGGCCATGAAATCCTCCCGCGTCACCTCCTTCATGGCGAAGGCCGGGCCGGTGGATGTGCCGGGGAAACAGCCTCCTCCTTCCCTGCCGTAGGCGCCGGTGATTGCCGGCAGGCAGGCGATGGTCCGGATGGTCATGGCGCCGTTGCCATAGCGTGAGAGCCCGCTGCCGAGTCGAATGTATGCCGCTTCAGCTTTGCCGTATTCCCTTGCCAATCTCTCGATCTTTTCTCCAGCAATTCCGGTGATCGCCGCTACTTTCTCAATGGAGTAATCGGGCAGAACCTGATCCTTCAGCTCCTGGAAGCCCTGCACCCGTTGTGCGACGAATCCGTGATCCACCAGATCATCCCGCACCAGAATGTGCATCATCCCCAAAGCCAGGGCGCCATCGCTGCCGGGGCGTACCAGGATCACTTCATCGGCGGCTGACGCGGTTGCCGTTTCATAGGTATTGATCAGCCAGATCCTTGCCCCGTTCCGCTTTGCATCCTGCACGCCGCGCAGGAAATGGATACTGGTCGCTGCCGCGTCGATTCCCCACAGGATAACCAGGTCGCTCTTGGCAACGGATTCCGGTGGCGGTGGTGGCGTTTCCCCCATCACCGCCTGCCACCCGGCATCCTTGGCCGGTGAGCAGATGGTCCGGGCCAGGCGGGAGGCGCCCAGTGCATGAAAGAACGGATGGCCGCTGTTCCGCTGGATCAGCCCCATGGTGCCGGCATAGGAATAGGGAAGAATGGCCTCGGCACCGTATCTGCCGATGATCTCCCGCCAGCGCAGGGCGATTTCACCGATGGCGTCATCCCAGGTGATCGGCGTGAAGTTGCCGCTTCCTTTGGCTCCGCTCCGTTTGAGCGGCGTGATCAGTCGCAGCGGTGAATGGACGGTCTGTTCATAGTGGAGCATTTTCGGGCAGAGCAGGCCACGGGTATAGGGATGATCAGGGTCGCCGCTGACCCTGACGGCCTTGCCCTCGGAGATTTCCACCAGTAGCCCGCAGGTATCCGGGCAGTCATAGGGGCAGGCAGAGCGTTTTATCTGAGTTGTCACACAAAGCTCCCTTTCGTTACCGAATGAATAAAGACCTGCCGAGTTTAGCATGAAAGCAGGCACACAGCTTCACCCTCGTTGACTGAAATACCATAACTTGCGCCAAGGCGGTTTTTCCTGTTATAACTCACCCATGGATAACGGGCGCGAACGCATTTCCCTGGGGGAGATTTTCACAACCTTTTTTTATATCGGTGCAACCGGTTTCGGCGGCGGCATGGCTATCGTTTCCCTCATGGAGCGGTTCTGTGTCCACCGCAAACGCTGGCTCGGCCTCGATGAATTCATGCACGGCCTGGCCTTCGGCCAGATCCTTGGCCCTTTTTCCCTGAATACCGCCATCTTCATCGGCTATTACCTGCGCGGCAGCTTGGGTGGCATCACGGCTGCGGTGGGCTTCATCTCTCCGTCCTTTTTTCTTATTTCGCTTTTGTCCTGGCTCTATTTCAGATTTCACGAGCTGCCCCAGCTGCAATCGGCTCTCAAGGGGACAAATCCGGTGGTAATAGCGCTGATTGTAGTGGCTGCAGCCGGAATGGTACGCAGTAAGGTCAAGAGCGTCAATGACTGGCTGCTGGTGGCCATATCCTTTGCCGCAGTTGCCTTCTTCAAAGTAAATGCGCTGGTCGTTCTTGTGCTGGCTGGGATATGGGCCTTCGGGCGGGGATATTACCGGAAGGAACACCAATAATGGCCGCCATCTTCAACCTTGCCTGGATATTTCTCAAAATCGGCTTCATTTTTTTCGGTGGCGGCTACGTTTTGATACCTTTGCTGCATCGGATCATGGTCGAGCAATACCAGTGGTTGACTCTGAGGGAATTTCTCGATGGGGTGGCTCTGTCACAGCTGACTCCCGGTCCACTGGCCATGCTGGCCACTTTCACCGGTTTCAGGGCCGGCGGCTTCATGGGAGGTCTGATAGCGACCATTTTTATTTTTCTGCCCGGCACGGTCCTGATGCTGTTCTTTGCCAACCGTTACGAGAAACTGCGTGACATGGAACTGATGAAAGCCGCTCTTGACGGCATACTGCCGGCGGTGATAGGCTTGGTGGCTTCGGCGGCCTATAATCTGGGCACCACCTCGCTCGGTTCTCCCCGGGATTTTGTCATGCTCGTTGCCGGTTTTCTGATCCTTCAGTTCACCAAGGCCAGCCCCATGCTGGTCATACTGGGGGCTGGGGCAACAGGCTATTTCCTGCACTTTTCCTGATCATTCATGCTCAACTGACACCTACATCGCTTTCATCTTCCGGCCATCGGTGCATGCAGTAAACGCACTCTTCCGTGCCATGGAGGATGGTGTCCCGAAGCTGTTCCCCTTCATATCTGGCCGGGCATCTCCGGGGGAGCGGATAACGGTGTATGGTGTTATTTTTGATAAAAAACATGCTTGTCTCCTTTGCCGGAAGGTTTGAACATGCTCCCAACCGCACAAAAACCCCGGGGCCCCTTAAATCGTTGCATGGGGGGCGAACTGGGGTCCTTCATGTTTCTTCTGGCAGTTGACACAGTAAATGGCGTCCGGCACGACCTTCATCCGCTCGGTGGGTATCTCCTCGCCGCAGTCTTCACAAATGCCGTAGGTCCCTTCTTTCAGCTTGCGCTCTGCTTCTTCCAGGTGGGAAAGTTCTTCCTTCCTGGAATCCGCAACCGAGAGCCCGGTATCCCCTATGACATCCAGCAGGCTACGATCACCATCATCCAGAGCATTTTCATACTGGGCGTTGCTCTGTGCGCCCAGATTTTCGAACAGTTCAACCCGCAGGTCATTCCATAACCGGCGTTTTTTCTCCATCAGGATTTCTTTCAGCTCTTCATCGCGGCTGCCCATGACAACCTCCCGGATGTGGGATGAAAGGACTCAATAAAACTTTACCATGGATGGGAAAAAAGGAAATTACAGGGGTTTTTCCTCTTCAAGGACCTGCACCCGCAGCCCCTGGCCGGGAGCAGAGATGTAAAGGAAAAGAAGGTCCACCCGGTTAGGAAGATGAGGCTTGATACGGAAATCCTCTTTGAAGCTCCATCGGAAACTTCTGACTTTGCTGTCTTCGGCAATGCCGAGGCGGCGGATGATTTCGCCGGTCCTGCCCCTGGGGACGGCACTGTTGACGGTTTCGATTTCGGTGAAAAAGGAGGGGAGCCTGCCTGCTGCCGGATACTCGGCAAGGCAGAAATC
This region of Geotalea daltonii FRC-32 genomic DNA includes:
- the lipB gene encoding lipoyl(octanoyl) transferase LipB encodes the protein MHTRELGLMDFAAAHSLQERLAGDVYRGESPETLLLLEHPPVYTIGSGGDAGNVLDSAIEVRRINRGGDVTYHGPGQLVGYPIMDLSQRGRDLQRYLRFLEQVLIDTIADFKVAAFPVAGKTGVWTGRGKIASIGVGVRRWVTMHGFAMNVVNDLIPFSMINPCGMANCPVTSLGAETGARIPMEEVRSHLSARFQELMDIWLPLSTC
- a CDS encoding Lon protease family protein — its product is MVIDDLKLPVEKLRWECDPQSFDFETTSDIPGLEGTVGQVRALKSIEFGLGMQEDGFNIFLAGEPGTGRSTTINNLLSKRAKSEPPPKDWCYLHNFKSQDNPIAIPLPAGMGCQFACDMDEFVEGVKANIPKALESKEYETNKLAIMEDYQEKNSELFGNLEKEAGEKSFALQRTVSGLVMVPQKEGRSYTQEEYDALSKEERDKLDEVGKELSEKLNDVLRQVRENEKSTKEELAKLDRELGLFSVGHHLDPLRDKYREFQKVLDYLETVQEDILLNLEDFKPQPPAPQLPGIRLPRQEPSFERYKVNLFVDNKEIQGAPIIFEANPTYNNLFGRIEHVMQMGGAATTNFTLIKPGALHRANGGYLIVDAREVLINPFAWDALKRCIRNGVIRIEDVLEQYRFMTVVSLKPEPIPLQAKIIMIGSPWIYYLLYYLEPDYRKFFKVKAEFDSRVNRTPEIMKDYALFVSIHCREEKLLPFDRTGVAALLDYSARLVEDQEKLSAQFMEISDMIREADYWAQKENSPVVTREYVKRAIAEKNYRSNRIEERMQEMITDGIILVDTAGGEVGQINGLSVITLGDFAFGRPSRVTARVYMGRGGMVNIEREVKLSGPIHDKGVLILTGYLGGKYAHDKPISFSASLCFEQSYEGVEGDSASSTELYALLSALSGVPLKQGIAVTGSVNQLGKVQPIGGVNYKIEGFYAVCKAKGLTGDQGVIIPKSNERHLMLSDEVVEAVKEGKFHIWSVESIDQGIELLTGVPAGELLADGTYAAGTINGMVDKRLREMQEKMKKMTATGEKEEKAGNNRNDK
- a CDS encoding TIGR04283 family arsenosugar biosynthesis glycosyltransferase: MAFPAIKPELSIIVPVYNEAAVIDDLFHTLKAQDGVAFELIICDGGSGDATVARAWSLVEEAPFPVSVIHSEKGRGRQLNAGVAASCGETILFLHADSSFASGDALKQGMQCLNGAIAARDDERVAGHFALRFLHDYGKRSFGYHYLETKARLARRHCIHGDQSFLMRRSFFREIGLFEESLPFLEDTRLAEAVAAKGEWILIPAIVNTSARRFESEGLSTRQTLNALILNLAAIGREDFLLDIPRIYATQDRTTELQLRPFFQLFRRRIQALPWRERQKLWLDTGTYVRDNGWQLALAVDVRHNFRKGLATGAGKHVFLKFYDRFLDRLSDHLPGRLAAMILVRLWFELTCLVLRLKQSPHGG
- a CDS encoding chemotaxis protein CheV, whose translation is MDINNNILLQSDTNELEIVEFRVDEIDGNGKVVPCYFGVNVAKVREIIRVPEIRTTINPSPSIKGMIKLRDKVITLIDLAIVLNKNTDGIATDKVIVLEFNRLIVGVLVHSVSRIYRISWQSVEPPVKHASDSRITGVVKMENRIILLLDFEKIVGELCAADVMTELGQKQLEMSPVFDRSAKRILVADDSAFIRQTICTTLRNAGYKVDEAENGEEAWHLLNEKLARSRSANTDLRSEVDLLITDIEMPKMDGLHLTSLIRKESGFEGLPVVIFSSLASEDNKNKWKSIGANDILTKPDLPDLVSRADSLIQH
- a CDS encoding molybdopterin oxidoreductase family protein codes for the protein MTTQIKRSACPYDCPDTCGLLVEISEGKAVRVSGDPDHPYTRGLLCPKMLHYEQTVHSPLRLITPLKRSGAKGSGNFTPITWDDAIGEIALRWREIIGRYGAEAILPYSYAGTMGLIQRNSGHPFFHALGASRLARTICSPAKDAGWQAVMGETPPPPPESVAKSDLVILWGIDAAATSIHFLRGVQDAKRNGARIWLINTYETATASAADEVILVRPGSDGALALGMMHILVRDDLVDHGFVAQRVQGFQELKDQVLPDYSIEKVAAITGIAGEKIERLAREYGKAEAAYIRLGSGLSRYGNGAMTIRTIACLPAITGAYGREGGGCFPGTSTGPAFAMKEVTREDFMAAPTRIVNMNQLGNALNGLNDPPVMSLYVYHSNPAAVTPDQNAVIKGLLREDLFTVIHERFMTDTARHADIVLPATSSLEHSDLYRSYGTYHIQRARAVIPAVGQSKSNREVFGLLAQAMGLDDPFFRQTADDLIDHLLSIPTSLRQDIDVEALAVGRAVQLRLPETGFPYRTSSGRIEIFNPREEHPLPCYLPPHGDNDPFPFRLMTAPTPYALNASFYEQEELRRKQGGMLLQMNPLDAEEKGLENGKAVRARNDLGEVTFTLRITSKVPRGVVVAEGVWWLTYAPGSRSVNALTSQRLTDRGEGSTFYDNKVDICAMDDKK
- a CDS encoding chromate transporter, with translation MDNGRERISLGEIFTTFFYIGATGFGGGMAIVSLMERFCVHRKRWLGLDEFMHGLAFGQILGPFSLNTAIFIGYYLRGSLGGITAAVGFISPSFFLISLLSWLYFRFHELPQLQSALKGTNPVVIALIVVAAAGMVRSKVKSVNDWLLVAISFAAVAFFKVNALVVLVLAGIWAFGRGYYRKEHQ
- a CDS encoding chromate transporter, with protein sequence MAAIFNLAWIFLKIGFIFFGGGYVLIPLLHRIMVEQYQWLTLREFLDGVALSQLTPGPLAMLATFTGFRAGGFMGGLIATIFIFLPGTVLMLFFANRYEKLRDMELMKAALDGILPAVIGLVASAAYNLGTTSLGSPRDFVMLVAGFLILQFTKASPMLVILGAGATGYFLHFS
- a CDS encoding TraR/DksA family transcriptional regulator; protein product: MGSRDEELKEILMEKKRRLWNDLRVELFENLGAQSNAQYENALDDGDRSLLDVIGDTGLSVADSRKEELSHLEEAERKLKEGTYGICEDCGEEIPTERMKVVPDAIYCVNCQKKHEGPQFAPHATI